One part of the Chryseobacterium sp. 7 genome encodes these proteins:
- a CDS encoding IS5 family transposase — MKYPTDLTENQWQYIKKTMNLKERKRKYPLLLIWNSLMYLIKTGCQWRMLPKDFPKWQLVYYYYIRWTELGYFDLILEKLRMKVRIKKGQRAEASLGIMDSQSVRWGNNRGLHGVDGNKKIKGIKRHVLVDKNGFLIAVMVCVANIHDSKAGLLLLRLLREELMNFKCILADAGYRGDFLDKAHSLYSYLVKVVSRDKEKQAKKEFKPVSKRWVIERTFAWFDNDRRLCRNYELLHESSENMTKLSAIKLLLNKI; from the coding sequence ATGAAATACCCAACCGATTTAACTGAAAACCAGTGGCAATATATAAAGAAAACGATGAACCTAAAAGAGAGAAAGAGAAAATATCCTCTTCTTTTGATTTGGAACTCCTTAATGTATTTGATAAAAACAGGTTGCCAGTGGCGTATGCTTCCTAAAGATTTCCCCAAATGGCAATTGGTTTATTACTATTATATCCGTTGGACGGAGTTGGGATATTTTGACTTAATTCTAGAAAAGCTACGAATGAAAGTTCGTATAAAAAAGGGTCAGCGAGCAGAAGCCTCCTTAGGAATAATGGATAGCCAAAGTGTACGCTGGGGCAATAATAGAGGTCTTCATGGCGTAGATGGAAATAAGAAAATAAAAGGAATAAAACGCCATGTGCTAGTAGATAAGAATGGATTTTTAATCGCAGTGATGGTTTGTGTAGCCAATATTCATGATAGTAAGGCTGGATTGCTTTTGCTTAGATTACTCAGGGAAGAGCTGATGAATTTCAAGTGTATTCTTGCTGATGCAGGCTATAGAGGAGATTTTCTAGATAAAGCTCATAGCCTTTATTCATACCTGGTAAAAGTGGTAAGTCGGGATAAAGAAAAACAAGCTAAAAAAGAGTTTAAACCCGTAAGTAAACGATGGGTAATAGAAAGAACTTTTGCTTGGTTTGATAATGACAGAAGGCTTTGTAGGAACTATGAACTACTGCATGAGTCTTCCGAAAATATGACCAAATTATCCGCTATAAAATTATTACTCAATAAAATTTAA
- a CDS encoding flavin monoamine oxidase family protein, translating into MNQENVNKNTPLYPGIQPDLKTEVAIIGAGTSGLYTAFRLVTANKYKGHEVQIFDMSDRLGGRLESVIMPGMNFWGELGGMRYLTSQEIVTTLIEGYPLKEKDLNKRTPVLKDKMTPVEFPMGEPDKLFMYIRKERFKQNAWTEEQKQGNKLITRYFLNENDEGFSSDQLFNKIIYNVLMSDPWVAATYKDLIIADPNGYDYTFKLTSKDWDAIKPRMVYNFPGSPYDNRLVNDIGFWNLIKDQVSQEGYEFLANAGGYYSNTINWNSAEAFPYMVGDFSADTTYKTIEEGYDSIAYAVANTYMEYEGARIWSENKLITFTKDHHLMATHKYELTFLNIQSNTTWKVYANSIVLGMPRKSLELLDQNNFFFDASRHQELNKNIRSIIMEPAFKILMGFEGPWWREMGIESGHSITDLPMRQCYYFGTDNETKNSMLLGSYGDMETETFWKALSDDKVLFKVRAARSASLEELHKFDDVQATQFMVNELMNQLKELHGVDIPEPYVTYFRDWTDDPYGAGYHAWKAGFSVKDVMPYMRKPLADEQIHIIGEAYSDQQGWVEGAFCEAEKMLQTHYHLDWPYWLDTEYYLGW; encoded by the coding sequence ATGAATCAAGAAAACGTAAACAAAAATACCCCGCTATATCCGGGGATCCAGCCCGACCTGAAAACAGAGGTAGCCATTATAGGTGCCGGAACTTCCGGATTATACACCGCTTTCCGTTTGGTAACGGCTAATAAATATAAAGGTCATGAAGTTCAGATCTTCGATATGAGCGACAGATTAGGCGGAAGACTGGAATCCGTAATCATGCCCGGAATGAATTTCTGGGGTGAGCTTGGCGGAATGCGTTATCTGACTTCTCAGGAAATCGTAACCACTCTGATAGAAGGTTATCCGTTAAAAGAAAAAGATCTGAACAAAAGAACACCGGTATTAAAAGATAAAATGACCCCTGTTGAGTTTCCTATGGGTGAGCCGGACAAACTATTCATGTATATCAGAAAAGAACGCTTCAAACAAAACGCATGGACAGAAGAGCAAAAACAGGGCAATAAACTGATTACCCGCTATTTCCTGAATGAAAATGATGAGGGTTTCAGTTCTGACCAGTTATTCAATAAAATCATTTATAATGTACTCATGTCAGATCCATGGGTGGCTGCAACTTATAAAGATCTTATTATTGCAGATCCTAACGGCTATGATTATACATTCAAACTGACCAGCAAAGATTGGGATGCTATAAAGCCGAGAATGGTTTACAATTTTCCAGGCTCTCCTTATGATAACCGTTTAGTAAACGATATCGGTTTCTGGAACTTAATCAAAGACCAGGTTTCTCAGGAAGGTTATGAATTCTTAGCCAATGCCGGAGGGTATTATTCCAATACAATCAACTGGAATTCTGCAGAGGCATTTCCTTATATGGTAGGAGATTTTTCTGCCGATACTACTTACAAAACCATTGAAGAAGGTTATGACAGCATTGCTTATGCAGTTGCCAACACGTATATGGAATATGAAGGCGCCCGCATTTGGTCTGAAAATAAACTGATTACCTTCACCAAAGATCATCATTTAATGGCAACTCACAAATATGAACTTACTTTCCTGAACATCCAAAGCAACACAACATGGAAAGTATATGCCAATTCAATCGTATTGGGTATGCCAAGAAAATCTCTTGAGCTTCTGGATCAGAATAACTTCTTTTTTGATGCCAGCAGACATCAGGAACTGAATAAAAATATACGCTCTATCATTATGGAACCCGCATTTAAAATCCTGATGGGCTTTGAAGGACCATGGTGGAGAGAAATGGGAATTGAATCCGGGCATTCTATTACAGATTTGCCGATGAGACAGTGTTATTACTTTGGTACAGATAATGAGACCAAAAACTCAATGCTATTGGGAAGCTATGGTGATATGGAAACCGAGACCTTCTGGAAAGCGCTTTCTGATGATAAAGTTTTGTTTAAAGTAAGAGCTGCCAGATCTGCATCTCTGGAAGAATTGCACAAGTTTGATGACGTTCAGGCCACTCAGTTTATGGTCAATGAATTGATGAATCAGCTGAAAGAATTACATGGTGTAGATATTCCTGAGCCTTATGTAACCTATTTCAGAGACTGGACAGATGATCCTTACGGTGCAGGATATCATGCCTGGAAAGCAGGTTTTTCCGTAAAAGATGTAATGCCTTATATGAGAAAACCTCTGGCAGATGAACAGATTCATATTATTGGGGAAGCGTATTCTGATCAGCAGGGCTGGGTAGAAGGAGCGTTCTGTGAAGCTGAAAAAATGCTTCAAACCCATTATCATTTAGACTGGCCTTACTGGCTGGATACCGAGTATTACTTAGGCTGGTAA
- a CDS encoding FAD-dependent oxidoreductase produces MITENYDVIVIGGGAIGLATAYHLGQRQAKTLVLEQYTFVNQLGSSAGVSRQFRIPYPDDYMAQMALDAQPYWDELQKKTDTQLLDKVGTLWFGDPEVHSTEGNIAEAEKALKALGVPYTTLNSKEIEEQYHFKNLPDNYTGLFQPDGASINFKATIETLLDLCKKEESVELREDSPVLEIKQNGELFELTTPNGIYIAKKLAIIPGPYINSVINLLDFKIEATYWNMSSAYFKKTDPSIQYPTWFVFQNAAGENGNQFYGFPSVEWDHPEYIRVAPDFVIKPLEEPSDRTLIPNPQELAYTSEWIEKHMNGLSIVPEYTSTCLIALSTIPNKELLIDFAPTYVPNHKNIVVYATGWAAKFTPFLGKIMSDLALDGHTDFDITPFRLGYKYFLAL; encoded by the coding sequence ATGATTACAGAAAACTACGACGTAATCGTCATTGGCGGAGGGGCAATAGGTCTGGCTACAGCTTACCATCTCGGTCAGCGCCAGGCTAAAACACTGGTTTTGGAACAATACACTTTTGTAAACCAACTAGGCAGTTCCGCAGGAGTATCCCGACAATTCAGGATTCCTTATCCGGATGATTATATGGCACAAATGGCTCTGGACGCACAGCCTTATTGGGATGAGCTGCAAAAAAAGACGGACACCCAATTACTTGATAAAGTGGGAACACTCTGGTTTGGAGATCCTGAAGTACATTCCACCGAAGGAAATATTGCAGAAGCAGAAAAAGCATTGAAAGCTTTAGGAGTTCCTTACACCACTCTGAATTCAAAGGAAATTGAAGAACAATATCATTTCAAAAACCTTCCGGATAATTATACCGGTTTATTTCAGCCGGATGGTGCCAGCATCAACTTTAAAGCCACTATTGAAACGCTTTTAGACCTTTGTAAAAAGGAAGAAAGCGTTGAGCTTAGAGAAGATTCTCCGGTGCTGGAAATCAAACAGAACGGTGAACTTTTTGAGCTTACCACTCCCAATGGAATTTATATCGCAAAAAAACTGGCTATTATTCCAGGACCTTATATTAATAGTGTTATTAATCTTCTTGATTTTAAAATAGAAGCCACTTACTGGAATATGTCTTCCGCCTATTTTAAGAAGACCGATCCTTCGATACAATATCCAACCTGGTTTGTATTTCAGAATGCAGCCGGAGAAAACGGCAATCAGTTTTACGGTTTCCCTTCTGTGGAATGGGATCACCCGGAATACATCCGTGTGGCACCGGATTTTGTCATCAAACCCTTGGAAGAGCCAAGCGACAGAACATTAATTCCTAATCCTCAGGAGCTGGCTTATACTTCAGAATGGATAGAAAAGCATATGAACGGCCTCAGCATCGTTCCGGAATATACCTCCACATGCCTTATTGCATTGAGTACAATTCCTAATAAAGAACTGCTGATAGATTTTGCTCCAACTTATGTTCCCAACCATAAAAATATTGTGGTATATGCTACAGGATGGGCTGCCAAATTCACTCCATTTTTAGGTAAAATCATGTCTGATCTTGCATTAGACGGTCATACTGATTTCGACATTACCCCTTTCCGATTAGGATATAAATATTTCTTAGCACTTTAA
- a CDS encoding ATP-binding protein, translated as MRNKFLNFKLRKVVHYSMILCILLIQVIIAIFFYNEFVNGKKLKFIKDQLEESRALGGLTDNSRKDFMEAQDHLQKYMTTQNNNDLQLYFQSLRNLKINFDKIGEYENTSPKLKRSLDTYRQDPQKTTKLETLIDSVYKNSLKPPSNIEDEPFEPAKYKNDFEDFKIQTRTYADTVKKKGFFGRIKDAVKGKVDVQKESTVITMTNNKTIDISQVKSKMDNTIKSMDKHYVAEVKKMQQLAAQSQKKNLQFYSNFSKLLVYSNSLINVYENAIKDFKKELEKEYNEQSSNNNKIRTNLVLGLMILMFIVSILIMYFTRMAFVYEQKLNAANKEIKKNLNFKNRILGMLSHDLRSPLKIINIFIDKIHRTTKDETIKDYLKSIKFTNSTLLLQSNQILEYTKNENAEKELIKSNFNLKEEIGSIVKVITPYLETRNNRFVVTDRIPENVEVFSDNIRINQIFMNIIGNANKFTENGQIDLVMNTEPAGDNKICLITTVGDTGVGISESDLGKIFDPYYQGMVSDEVDNLGAGLGLNLVKEIVELFDGNISVESKLHKGTKVTFRINLNINNNGNIKSK; from the coding sequence ATGAGAAATAAATTCTTAAATTTTAAATTGAGAAAAGTTGTTCATTATTCAATGATCCTTTGTATTTTGTTAATACAAGTTATCATTGCCATATTTTTTTACAACGAATTTGTCAACGGAAAGAAGCTGAAGTTTATCAAAGACCAGCTGGAAGAAAGCCGTGCGTTGGGAGGATTGACGGATAATTCGCGGAAAGATTTTATGGAGGCGCAGGATCATTTGCAAAAATATATGACTACTCAGAATAATAATGATTTGCAGCTTTATTTTCAGTCGTTGAGAAACCTTAAAATCAATTTTGATAAGATTGGAGAATATGAAAACACCAGTCCAAAGCTGAAAAGAAGTCTGGATACGTATCGCCAGGATCCTCAGAAGACCACAAAACTGGAAACTCTGATAGATTCTGTGTACAAAAATTCTCTGAAACCACCTTCTAATATTGAAGATGAGCCGTTTGAACCTGCAAAATATAAAAATGACTTTGAAGATTTCAAGATCCAGACCCGTACGTATGCAGATACTGTTAAAAAGAAAGGCTTCTTTGGACGTATAAAAGATGCTGTAAAAGGGAAAGTGGATGTTCAGAAGGAAAGTACAGTGATTACAATGACCAATAATAAAACCATAGATATTTCCCAGGTAAAATCCAAAATGGACAATACCATAAAATCTATGGATAAGCATTATGTGGCTGAAGTAAAGAAAATGCAGCAGCTTGCCGCTCAAAGTCAAAAGAAAAACTTACAGTTCTACAGTAATTTCAGCAAATTATTGGTATACAGTAACAGTTTGATAAACGTGTACGAAAATGCAATAAAAGACTTTAAAAAAGAACTTGAAAAGGAATATAACGAACAGAGCTCCAATAATAACAAAATCAGAACGAACCTTGTATTGGGGCTGATGATTTTGATGTTTATTGTTTCCATTCTGATTATGTACTTTACAAGAATGGCTTTTGTTTATGAACAAAAACTGAATGCTGCCAATAAAGAGATTAAAAAGAATCTTAATTTCAAAAACAGAATTCTGGGAATGCTGAGCCATGATCTAAGGTCTCCGCTCAAAATTATCAATATTTTTATAGATAAGATCCACAGAACAACAAAAGATGAAACCATAAAAGATTATCTGAAATCTATAAAATTTACAAACAGCACATTGCTTCTGCAGTCTAATCAGATTTTAGAATACACCAAGAATGAAAATGCAGAAAAAGAACTTATAAAATCTAATTTTAACCTGAAGGAAGAGATTGGTTCTATTGTAAAAGTGATTACTCCTTATCTGGAAACAAGAAACAACAGATTTGTGGTTACAGACAGAATTCCGGAGAATGTAGAAGTATTTTCGGATAATATCAGAATCAACCAGATTTTTATGAATATTATTGGGAATGCCAATAAGTTCACAGAAAACGGACAGATAGATCTTGTAATGAATACAGAGCCGGCAGGAGATAACAAAATTTGTCTGATTACAACTGTAGGAGATACCGGAGTAGGAATATCAGAATCTGACCTTGGTAAAATTTTTGATCCATACTATCAGGGGATGGTTTCTGATGAGGTAGATAATCTGGGAGCAGGGCTTGGGCTAAACCTTGTAAAAGAAATTGTAGAGCTTTTTGATGGTAATATCTCTGTGGAAAGCAAATTGCATAAAGGAACGAAAGTGACATTCAGAATTAATTTAAATATTAATAATAATGGAAATATCAAATCAAAATAA
- a CDS encoding response regulator transcription factor, translating into MEISNQNKEIIFLLADDHSIVRQGMEIVISDIVPEAKVYQTSALNQVLELIESKGVGMVIIDAHFPDGNSLHILPQIKNINPDIKILVFTGLEEDLHGLKFVKAGANGYLSKLSEEEEVRNAVTTFIEKGEYFSEHLRNLMVQLVHNPNLISPLMSLTKREMEIAELYAEGYGNLEISNELNIKQNTVSTIKKNIFEKLKIENMVELIDLVKTHHKL; encoded by the coding sequence ATGGAAATATCAAATCAAAATAAAGAAATTATATTCCTACTGGCAGATGATCACAGTATTGTACGTCAGGGAATGGAAATTGTGATCAGCGATATAGTGCCTGAGGCTAAAGTTTACCAGACTTCAGCCTTGAATCAGGTATTGGAGCTGATAGAATCTAAAGGAGTAGGAATGGTGATCATTGATGCCCATTTCCCGGATGGAAACAGTCTTCATATTCTGCCTCAGATAAAAAATATAAATCCTGACATTAAAATTTTAGTTTTTACAGGATTAGAGGAGGATCTGCACGGACTTAAATTTGTGAAGGCAGGTGCTAACGGTTATTTGAGCAAACTGAGCGAAGAGGAAGAAGTAAGAAATGCTGTCACAACTTTTATAGAGAAAGGAGAATATTTTTCTGAGCATCTGAGAAACCTTATGGTACAGCTGGTTCATAACCCGAACCTGATAAGCCCTCTTATGAGTTTAACCAAGAGAGAAATGGAAATAGCAGAGCTCTATGCTGAAGGATACGGGAATCTCGAAATTTCTAATGAATTGAATATCAAACAAAATACAGTAAGCACCATTAAAAAAAATATCTTTGAAAAACTGAAGATAGAAAACATGGTAGAGCTTATAGACCTTGTCAAAACTCACCATAAACTATAG
- a CDS encoding ACT domain-containing protein → MSGEKDLNILLQNMEPVLNAGEYVFCTVENLNQVPDLEKILFFFRESEAVTIVLEKNIADEWSLNYSYISSWITLNIHSSLEAVGLTAAFANALKKENISCNVVAAYFHDHIFVAKKDAEKAIEALYTLKNN, encoded by the coding sequence ATGTCAGGAGAAAAAGATTTAAACATTCTGCTTCAGAATATGGAACCGGTACTGAATGCCGGAGAATATGTTTTTTGCACCGTTGAAAATCTGAACCAAGTTCCGGATTTAGAAAAAATTTTGTTTTTCTTTCGCGAATCTGAGGCTGTTACTATTGTTTTAGAAAAAAACATTGCTGATGAATGGTCTTTGAACTATAGCTATATTTCTTCATGGATCACTCTGAATATTCACTCTTCTTTGGAAGCGGTAGGGCTAACGGCTGCTTTTGCCAATGCCCTGAAAAAGGAGAATATCAGCTGTAATGTAGTGGCCGCTTATTTTCATGATCATATTTTTGTAGCAAAGAAAGATGCTGAAAAGGCGATAGAAGCTCTTTATACTTTAAAAAATAATTGA
- a CDS encoding VOC family protein: MKLTSIRIISKDIKATVSFYEQIIGITSTWYTEDFAELSTDSITIAIGSTRTMQLFSEDLTGFAGTKSTIIEFLVKNVDEEYDKIKNIAPEIIQKPTTMPWGNRSLLFCDPDGNMINFFTPVSTEAVKKFS, translated from the coding sequence ATGAAACTTACTTCAATAAGAATTATCAGCAAAGACATTAAAGCAACAGTATCATTTTACGAACAAATTATTGGAATAACCTCCACTTGGTACACAGAAGATTTCGCAGAACTCTCTACAGATTCTATCACCATCGCTATCGGAAGTACGAGAACGATGCAGCTGTTTTCGGAAGACCTTACCGGTTTTGCAGGAACAAAATCCACGATTATTGAATTTTTGGTAAAAAACGTAGATGAAGAATATGACAAAATTAAAAATATTGCCCCAGAAATCATCCAGAAACCTACAACAATGCCTTGGGGAAACAGATCACTCCTGTTTTGTGATCCGGATGGTAATATGATTAACTTCTTTACGCCTGTGAGTACAGAAGCAGTTAAAAAATTCAGTTAA
- a CDS encoding DUF4249 domain-containing protein, giving the protein MKNTFYIILSLFALTSCEKEIDLDLNDQSGNIVIEGNVTNKPGPYIVKITKSVGFSEPNQYPAVTGAQVILSDDTGQTETLQYTGNGIYQTSAFTGEPGRTYTLKVQAEGKQYTAQSKMPNVVYFDGLEQSSFKFGDKTTYTLLPIFTDPMPLGNRYLFSFTINDLTKKYMNTFSDNVNNGLVNQQPLILPNDDNKGRDHEVAVGDKIHVEMQCIDNNVFTYYSSLIQISGGNGGTATPSNPPSNISNGALGYFSAHTTDTETFVIQQTTTP; this is encoded by the coding sequence ATGAAAAATACTTTTTATATTATATTATCGCTCTTTGCACTAACTTCCTGTGAAAAAGAGATCGACCTTGATCTGAACGACCAAAGTGGAAACATCGTCATCGAAGGAAATGTAACCAATAAACCCGGCCCTTACATCGTGAAAATTACGAAATCTGTAGGGTTTTCAGAACCGAATCAATATCCGGCAGTAACCGGAGCTCAGGTAATTCTGAGCGATGATACAGGACAAACCGAAACGCTTCAGTATACAGGAAACGGAATCTACCAAACCTCTGCCTTCACTGGAGAGCCCGGCAGAACCTATACTTTAAAAGTACAGGCTGAAGGAAAACAGTATACCGCACAGAGCAAAATGCCCAATGTAGTTTATTTTGACGGATTAGAGCAAAGTTCTTTTAAATTTGGCGATAAAACCACGTACACCCTTTTACCGATTTTTACTGATCCAATGCCATTGGGAAACCGTTATCTTTTCAGCTTTACAATCAATGATCTGACTAAAAAATACATGAATACTTTTTCAGACAATGTGAATAACGGATTAGTCAATCAGCAGCCCCTGATTCTTCCTAATGATGATAATAAAGGCAGAGATCATGAAGTGGCAGTGGGAGATAAAATTCATGTGGAAATGCAGTGTATTGACAACAATGTATTTACGTATTACAGCTCACTGATTCAGATTTCAGGAGGCAATGGAGGAACCGCTACTCCATCCAATCCGCCAAGCAATATCAGCAACGGAGCTTTGGGGTATTTTTCAGCCCATACCACTGATACGGAAACTTTTGTTATCCAACAGACGACAACTCCATAA
- a CDS encoding TonB-dependent receptor yields MQTSFLKITAATAALCFSTLAMAQKTYSVSGTVKDKKNGELLIGVSVKVSEDPTINVVANEYGFYSLSLPEGNYTIIISNPGYQDFEQQIKVDQNIKLDLPLLPSETTEKAIDEVVITGIKKDKNLTSAQMGAETLSIKNIEKLPVLFGEKDVMKTIQLLPGIKSNGEGSSGFSVRGGATDQNLILLDEAPVYNASHLLGFFSTFNSDALKDASIIKGNSPAQYGGRLSSVLDVKMKDGNNKDYNLNGGIGLISSRLSVEGPIQKEKSSFIVSGRRTYADLFLKTNKDYKDNKLYFYDLNLKANYQINENNRIYLSGYFGRDVLGLGDTFNTDWGNTTATLRWNSIISSKLFSNTSFIYSNYDYKISLKNDDTVFDLNSKIRDWNLKQDFTWFAGNKHSVRFGLQSIYHTLTPSSASGTTVSSFTRNPRYSWENAVYINDDYKATEKLTINYGLRLSMFSVLGGDTFNTYENGVLTDSNFLEKGKFGKTYTNLEPRISANYRINEVSSVKGGYSRNTQNLHLLSNSNSGNPTDQWIGSSYTVKPEIADQISLGYSRNFNNNNYELNAEIYYKDMKNQIDFKNGAQIGFDTGADVESELLFGKGRAYGLELIAKKKSGKLTGWISYTLSKTERKINGINNNEWYNARMDKTHDLSIVATYQLNPKWSFSGLFVYSTGNAVTFPTGKYELNGQTIFQYSNRNADRMPAYHRMDLSATYEPASNKRFRGSWTFGIYNLYGRENAYTINFEDNPDQPGTTRAMQTSLFRWVPNITYNFKF; encoded by the coding sequence ATGCAAACATCCTTTTTAAAAATTACCGCTGCCACCGCTGCGCTCTGCTTCAGCACCCTGGCAATGGCTCAAAAAACCTATTCTGTCAGCGGAACCGTGAAAGACAAAAAGAACGGAGAACTACTGATAGGAGTATCGGTAAAAGTAAGTGAAGATCCCACCATCAACGTTGTTGCCAATGAATATGGATTTTATTCGCTATCATTACCTGAAGGCAATTACACCATCATTATTTCCAATCCGGGATATCAAGATTTTGAACAGCAGATTAAAGTGGATCAGAATATAAAGCTTGATCTTCCTCTGCTGCCGTCAGAAACTACAGAAAAAGCCATTGATGAGGTGGTGATCACCGGTATTAAAAAGGACAAAAACTTAACCTCAGCCCAGATGGGAGCGGAAACGTTAAGCATTAAGAATATAGAAAAACTGCCTGTTCTTTTCGGGGAAAAAGATGTCATGAAAACCATACAGCTTTTACCGGGTATTAAAAGCAACGGTGAGGGAAGCAGCGGATTCAGCGTAAGAGGCGGGGCTACCGACCAAAACCTGATATTACTGGACGAAGCTCCTGTTTATAATGCGTCTCACCTTCTTGGGTTTTTCAGTACCTTCAACAGTGATGCCCTGAAAGATGCCAGTATCATTAAAGGAAACAGCCCTGCTCAATACGGAGGCCGTCTTTCTTCTGTACTGGATGTAAAAATGAAAGATGGGAACAATAAAGACTATAACCTTAACGGAGGAATTGGTCTTATCAGCAGCAGGCTGAGTGTGGAAGGGCCTATTCAGAAGGAAAAATCTTCATTCATTGTTTCGGGAAGAAGAACTTATGCCGATTTGTTCCTTAAAACCAATAAAGACTATAAAGACAACAAATTATATTTTTATGATCTGAACCTGAAAGCCAATTATCAGATCAATGAAAACAACCGTATTTACCTTTCCGGATATTTTGGAAGAGATGTTCTGGGATTGGGAGATACCTTCAATACAGACTGGGGAAATACTACGGCAACATTGAGATGGAACAGCATTATCAGCAGTAAACTATTCTCCAATACGTCTTTCATCTACAGCAACTATGATTATAAAATCAGTCTGAAAAATGATGATACTGTATTTGATTTAAATTCAAAAATACGGGATTGGAACCTTAAGCAGGATTTTACCTGGTTTGCTGGAAACAAGCATTCTGTACGCTTTGGTCTTCAATCTATTTATCATACGCTTACCCCAAGCAGTGCTTCCGGTACCACGGTGAGCAGTTTTACAAGAAACCCAAGATATTCATGGGAAAATGCAGTTTACATTAATGATGATTATAAGGCAACAGAAAAGCTGACGATCAATTATGGTTTAAGGCTTTCTATGTTCAGTGTATTGGGTGGAGATACTTTCAATACTTATGAAAATGGAGTTCTTACCGACAGCAATTTCTTAGAGAAAGGAAAATTCGGGAAAACATATACGAATCTTGAACCGCGTATTAGTGCTAATTACCGCATTAATGAAGTCAGCAGTGTAAAAGGAGGTTATTCCCGTAATACACAGAATCTTCACCTTTTAAGCAACAGCAATAGTGGAAATCCTACAGATCAATGGATTGGAAGCAGTTATACGGTAAAACCGGAAATTGCAGATCAGATCAGTCTTGGATACAGCCGAAACTTCAATAATAACAATTATGAATTGAATGCTGAGATTTACTATAAGGACATGAAGAATCAGATCGACTTCAAAAACGGAGCTCAGATTGGATTTGATACAGGAGCGGATGTAGAAAGTGAATTGTTATTTGGAAAAGGAAGAGCCTACGGTCTGGAACTTATTGCCAAAAAGAAAAGCGGAAAACTAACAGGATGGATTTCCTATACCCTTTCTAAAACAGAAAGAAAAATCAATGGAATTAATAATAATGAGTGGTATAATGCCAGAATGGACAAAACTCACGATCTTTCCATTGTGGCCACCTATCAGCTTAATCCTAAATGGAGTTTTTCAGGATTGTTTGTATACAGTACAGGAAATGCTGTTACCTTCCCTACCGGAAAATATGAACTTAACGGACAAACCATATTCCAATACAGCAACAGAAATGCAGACAGAATGCCGGCCTATCACAGAATGGATCTGAGTGCAACTTACGAACCAGCTTCCAATAAAAGATTCCGCGGTTCATGGACTTTTGGTATTTACAACCTTTATGGCAGGGAAAATGCCTATACCATCAACTTTGAAGATAACCCTGACCAACCAGGAACAACCCGTGCCATGCAGACTTCCCTGTTTCGCTGGGTACCGAACATCACTTATAATTTCAAATTCTAA